From one Branchiostoma floridae strain S238N-H82 chromosome 3, Bfl_VNyyK, whole genome shotgun sequence genomic stretch:
- the LOC118412158 gene encoding coronin-2B-like isoform X2, translated as MSWKLRSSKFRHVYGSPARRERCYEGLRISRSAHEGEFCAVNPKFLAVVTDAACGGCFTVIRLDETGKIDPMMPKVIGHQGAVLDVKWNPFNDNVIASCSEDTSVRIWYIPDDGLEDNLSEPLMSLYGHHRRVTNILWHPTAENILLSSAYDHKILVWNVNTGQAVTIITCHTDTIYSMAFNTDGSLLATTCKDRRLRVIDPRTGSVTREGQCHTGLKASKVLFLGTSKRLLTTGFNKLSKREFRIWEMDDLSRPLAHADLDTASGTMFPFYDSDTHMLFIAGKGDGNIRYYEIVTEKPYFYDLAEYKSSFPQRGLGFMPKRGLNTKRCEIFRFYKLHSARGLCEPVSMIVPRRSEQFQEDIYPDTPGCRPSLSAEEWLSGYNRPPVLMSLRGHYSPSYTPKLHLNVPTTKPTITNGHDGMDPADNLRSPKTENELRSMVFRQEGEIRNLREELKSRDVRIRQLELELQNYKKRESPDNRDREESMEI; from the exons ATGTCGTGGAAGCTTCGGAGTTCCAAATTCCGTCACGTGTACGGCAGTCCGGCGCGGAGGGAGCGATGTTATGAGGGGCTGCGTATCTCCCGGAGCGCACACGAAGGAGAGTTCTGTGCCGTCAACCCCAAGTTCCTCGCTGTGGTGACGGACGCAGCATGTGGGGGGTGCTTTACTGTTATACGCTTAGATGAG ACAGGGAAGATTGACCCCATGATGCCaaaggtcataggtcaccaGGGCGCAGTACTGGACGTCAAGTGGAACCCTTTCAATGACAACGTCATTGCTTCCTGCTCAGAAGACACATCG GTCAGGATATGGTACATCCCAGACGATGGTTTAGAAGATAACCTGTCGGAGCCATTGATGTCGTTATACGGCCACCACAGACGGGTCACCAACATACTCTGGCACCCCACCGCAGAAAACATCCTTCTCAGCTCAGCATATGATCACAAG ATCCTTGTGTGGAACGTGAACACGGGGCAGGCGGTGACGATCATCACGTGCCACACAGACACCATCTACTCCATGGCGTTCAACACGGACGGCAGCCTGCTGGCCACCACCTGTAAGGACAGGAGGTTAAGGGTCATCGACCCCAGAACAGGCAGCGTCACAAGG GAAGGTCAGTGTCACACGGGGCTGAAGGCCTCCAAGGTTCTGTTCCTGGGAACATCCAAGAGACTCCTGACTACAGGGTTCAACAAGCTGAGCAAGAGGGAGTTCCGCATATGGGAAATG GATGACCTTTCGCGACCCCTAGCCCATGCGGATCTAGACACCGCCTCTGGAACAATGTTCCCTTTCTACgacagtgacacacacatgcTGTTTATCGCTGGAAAG GGCGATGGTAACATCAGATATTACGAGATAGTGACAGAGAAGCCATACTTCTACGACCTAGCAGAGTACAAGTCCTCCTTCCCCCAGCGTGGTTTGGGGTTCATGCCAAAACGGGGGCTCAACACCAAACGCTGCGAGATCTTCAGATTCTACAAACTCCACTCAGCGAGAGGCCTGTGTGAACCTGTCAGTATGATAGTCCCAAGAAGG TCTGAGCAGTTCCAGGAGGACATCTACCCGGACACGCCCGGGTGTCGGCCCTCCCTGTCGGCGGAGGAGTGGCTGAGTGGGTACAACAGACCACCGGTCCTGATGTCATTACGGGGACACTACAGCCCCAGCTACACTCCCAAACTTCACCTGAACGTGCCTACCACGAAACCTACCATCACCAACGGCCATGACGGGATGGACCCTGCAGATAACCTAAGAAGTCCAAAAACAGAAAATGAG CTGCGCAGCATGGTATTTCGACAGGAAGGGGAAATTCGCAACCTTCGAGAGGAGCTGAAGTCACGTGACGTCCGAATACGTCAGCTTGAACTAGAActacaaaactacaaaaaaagagAATCTCCAGACaatcgtgacagagaagaaagCATGGAGATTTGA
- the LOC118412158 gene encoding coronin-2B-like isoform X1: protein MMQGFAADICAKGEALIAQMSWKLRSSKFRHVYGSPARRERCYEGLRISRSAHEGEFCAVNPKFLAVVTDAACGGCFTVIRLDETGKIDPMMPKVIGHQGAVLDVKWNPFNDNVIASCSEDTSVRIWYIPDDGLEDNLSEPLMSLYGHHRRVTNILWHPTAENILLSSAYDHKILVWNVNTGQAVTIITCHTDTIYSMAFNTDGSLLATTCKDRRLRVIDPRTGSVTREGQCHTGLKASKVLFLGTSKRLLTTGFNKLSKREFRIWEMDDLSRPLAHADLDTASGTMFPFYDSDTHMLFIAGKGDGNIRYYEIVTEKPYFYDLAEYKSSFPQRGLGFMPKRGLNTKRCEIFRFYKLHSARGLCEPVSMIVPRRSEQFQEDIYPDTPGCRPSLSAEEWLSGYNRPPVLMSLRGHYSPSYTPKLHLNVPTTKPTITNGHDGMDPADNLRSPKTENELRSMVFRQEGEIRNLREELKSRDVRIRQLELELQNYKKRESPDNRDREESMEI from the exons ATGTCGTGGAAGCTTCGGAGTTCCAAATTCCGTCACGTGTACGGCAGTCCGGCGCGGAGGGAGCGATGTTATGAGGGGCTGCGTATCTCCCGGAGCGCACACGAAGGAGAGTTCTGTGCCGTCAACCCCAAGTTCCTCGCTGTGGTGACGGACGCAGCATGTGGGGGGTGCTTTACTGTTATACGCTTAGATGAG ACAGGGAAGATTGACCCCATGATGCCaaaggtcataggtcaccaGGGCGCAGTACTGGACGTCAAGTGGAACCCTTTCAATGACAACGTCATTGCTTCCTGCTCAGAAGACACATCG GTCAGGATATGGTACATCCCAGACGATGGTTTAGAAGATAACCTGTCGGAGCCATTGATGTCGTTATACGGCCACCACAGACGGGTCACCAACATACTCTGGCACCCCACCGCAGAAAACATCCTTCTCAGCTCAGCATATGATCACAAG ATCCTTGTGTGGAACGTGAACACGGGGCAGGCGGTGACGATCATCACGTGCCACACAGACACCATCTACTCCATGGCGTTCAACACGGACGGCAGCCTGCTGGCCACCACCTGTAAGGACAGGAGGTTAAGGGTCATCGACCCCAGAACAGGCAGCGTCACAAGG GAAGGTCAGTGTCACACGGGGCTGAAGGCCTCCAAGGTTCTGTTCCTGGGAACATCCAAGAGACTCCTGACTACAGGGTTCAACAAGCTGAGCAAGAGGGAGTTCCGCATATGGGAAATG GATGACCTTTCGCGACCCCTAGCCCATGCGGATCTAGACACCGCCTCTGGAACAATGTTCCCTTTCTACgacagtgacacacacatgcTGTTTATCGCTGGAAAG GGCGATGGTAACATCAGATATTACGAGATAGTGACAGAGAAGCCATACTTCTACGACCTAGCAGAGTACAAGTCCTCCTTCCCCCAGCGTGGTTTGGGGTTCATGCCAAAACGGGGGCTCAACACCAAACGCTGCGAGATCTTCAGATTCTACAAACTCCACTCAGCGAGAGGCCTGTGTGAACCTGTCAGTATGATAGTCCCAAGAAGG TCTGAGCAGTTCCAGGAGGACATCTACCCGGACACGCCCGGGTGTCGGCCCTCCCTGTCGGCGGAGGAGTGGCTGAGTGGGTACAACAGACCACCGGTCCTGATGTCATTACGGGGACACTACAGCCCCAGCTACACTCCCAAACTTCACCTGAACGTGCCTACCACGAAACCTACCATCACCAACGGCCATGACGGGATGGACCCTGCAGATAACCTAAGAAGTCCAAAAACAGAAAATGAG CTGCGCAGCATGGTATTTCGACAGGAAGGGGAAATTCGCAACCTTCGAGAGGAGCTGAAGTCACGTGACGTCCGAATACGTCAGCTTGAACTAGAActacaaaactacaaaaaaagagAATCTCCAGACaatcgtgacagagaagaaagCATGGAGATTTGA